Part of the Acidobacteriota bacterium genome, GATCGCTACTACCCCTTGAGCATCTCCACTGGTGCGCTCTTCACCTGGACCTACGCCACCGATCCCGTCGGCAACATCGCAGCGATCACCGGCGGAAACCTCGGCGATCGCTCCTACGGCTATCAAGCTCCTCAGGATTTCCTCACCAATGCCGTGGGGCCCTGGGGCAGCCTCGGGTGGAGCTACGACCGTCTCGGCAATCGAGTCTCCGAGACGCGAGACACCGTCACCGACACCTACAGCTACACGCCGAACGCCTGCTCTCTCCCGGACCGTAATTGCCCCGGCAACACGGCCTTGCTCGAGAACATCGCGCTGGGTGCCGGCGGAAGCCGTGACTACAGCTTCGGCCTGGCCGGCCATCTCGAAGAGGTGACCGCTGGAGCCCACCAGGTCCTTTTCGACTCCGATGGCGAAGGTCGCCTGTCGAGCCTGCGCCGCCCGGCGGTCAACCAGGCCGCCGAGATGCTCTACGACGGCCGTAGCTTCCTCCTGAGCGCGACCGAGATCCCGGCGAAGAACGAGATCTTCAGGGATGGTTTCGAAACCGGCGGTACGGGCTGCTGGAGCGCTCAGGTGGGAAGTGCTGGAGGAACTGGCGGCGCTGGCTGCTTCTCCAACCAAGGCCGAAGAGTGCGGCCGATCTACGACTCCGAGGGCACCGTGCATGTCCTGAGGGCAAGACCGGACGTCAACGGCACCGAAGAGTCGACCTTCGTCTTCTACCTCGCCGGTCGTCCGGTGGCCCAGCTCGACCAGGCCAGCAGCTCCTGGAGTTTCTTCACCACCGATCACCTCGGCACTCCGATTCTCGTCACCGACGACAGCGGCAACCTACTCTGGCAGGGCGGCTTCGAGCCCTTCGGTAACGACTGGCAAGCCGGCACGGTCGCCGGCGCCAGCGAGAACGGCGTCTTCTTGAGGCTACCGGGGCAGTGGGTCGACTCGGCATGGGGTGGGGCAAGTGAAGGAGCGAAGGTCTTCTACAACTTGTATCGCTGGTATGAGAACAGCACGGGAAGGTATGCGAAGGTGGATCCTCTCGGGTTCGAAGGAGGACCGAATCCTTACGTCTACTCACGTGCCAATCCTCTGGCTTCGCTTGATCCAACCGGGCTCACTTCCTACAGAGGCTTCCCGCCAGACAAGGAGACTGCGATTAAAGACGCCGTCAAAACAGTGAAAGAAAAGCTTGAGGACACTTGCTGTGTGGAAGACCCGGACGAACTGTTGCGGAAACTGGAAACCGCAACTCTCATCTACAAACCCGGACTTGATGGCCTGTGCGGAAGGGTTGGTCCGATTGACTTCTTGCGGCGCCGAATGAAGCTCGGGCCTATTACCTATGAGCCAGGGCGTTGCGGACCTCTTGAGTGCACAGTTCTGCACGAACTCATTCACCTCAGAACGATCAGCGAAAACGCAGCATACAAGGCAGAGAAAGACTGCTTCAATTGCGGAACCGGAGCGCCTCCCAATGACTAGAGCTGTGCTGATAGCGTTTCTTTCCTTGAGTTTCGCTTGCATATCGACCGCCGGGAAGTGCCCAAAGTCTTACCTAAAAGTTCCAGTAACTGTGACAGCGCCAGAGGCAGACCTATCGGTGCGCTTACGCCCAATCTTTGATGGGTCTACATGGGCGCCTCAAGCGGCTTACCCAATAGATGCGGAGCTTTCAGAGATCCAGATCCGATTCGAAACTCACTCGGAAAATCGAGGATTTCGCCACAAATGCAACCGTAGACCCGAGGGCGTAGTAATGGAGATCGTGAAAGACGATCGAGTCGTACGAAGCACAACGCTCATGGTGCCTCGAGACTTCTTGCGGGGTGGCCGAGGTGACTGGATCGCCAAGTCTACGCTCAGCCTTCCCGATCTCGCTGAGGAGCCACAGTGATTCGACCTCTGTTCTTCGGCTAAAACTTAACAGGTAGGGTCCCCCTCTCCCGATTCACTCTGCCAGGCTATAGGTCGCCCAAATAATAGTCCTGACCGAGCTCCTCAGGACTTCCCGTCTAGCTGCGACGCCGCGCCGATCGCTGCCTTGCGCCTCCTACAACCCGAGTCCGTTCGCCAAGGGAGCCGGTGAGAAAACTTGACTAGAGGTCCAACCGCCCGACCCGCAGATGGAGGGGCCAACGGATGGTCTGGGGTTCTTCGGGGTCGCCCCAGGCGGCGCGCAGGTCATCGGCGATGATCGCCATCGGGTCTTTCTTTTCGGCGGCGCGGTAGCGAGTGGTGGCGGACCAGGTCTCGAGGTAGCCGAGCAGCCGCTCGAGGGTCCAGTCGGCGCGCATGTCGATCTCCGGCACGTCGACCTCGACGAAGGGGAAGGGCACCGTGCGGTAACCGGCCTCGAGAAGGCGCCGCTCCGGCGGCCAGTAGGGCCCGACCACCTGGCTGTAGTAGCGATTGACGACAGCGTTGACGCGCGGGGAGGCCTGCAGGTTGTTGTAGCACCAGACGGCGATCACGCCATCCGCCGACAGCACCCGCTCGACCTCGGCGTAGAAGCTCGGCAGGTCGAGCCAATGGAGCGCTTGGGCGACCGTCACCAGATCGACGGAGGAGTCCTCCAAGGTGGGCTCCTCGGCCGCCACCGCCCGGTACTCCACCCGCCGATGCTGACTGGCGGAATCGATCTGGCTCTGCGACAGATCGGTCGCCACGACGCGATCGAAGTGCTCGGCGAGAGCCACCGCCGCCTGTCCACTGCCGGTGGCGCAGTCCCAGGCCAGCCGACACCGGCCCACCAGGCTGGCGAGATGGGTGAACAGCTCCGCCGGATAGCTCGGACGGAAGCGCGCGTAGCCGTCGGCAACGGCGGAGAAATGATCGGACCGGCTCATGCCGGAGGTTCCTCGCGGTGGATCTCAGCGCTCCTCTGCGAGAAGGTCCCAAGCGGCACCCTCGCGTTCCGACGTTGCGCGCAGCCACTCGGCGGCCTCCCGCCGCCGCCTGCGACTGGCATCGAGATCGAGGGCGCCGGGAGCACCGAGGTGGGTGCGCAAGCGCCAGCTCTCCGCCGGATCACCGGAGACGGCGCCTTCCGGGTCCTGCGCCACCGCTTTGTAGGCGGTGCGGAAAGGCTCGCCCTCGGCGACCCGCCGGAAGACCTCGTCGGTGGCCCCGATGGAACGCTGGAAGGCGGCGCGGCAGCGCTCGGCATCGACCTCGAGGGTCTCGAGCACCGGTAGCATCGCCGCCAGCAGGTCGCCGGCGCCCACCATCGCTTCGAGGAAGGGTTCCTTGGTGAGCTGCAGATCACGGTGGTATCCGGAGGACAAAGGACCCGCGATGGCGGCGATCTCCGCCTGCCGGCTGCGCCAGCGAGCGCTGCCGGCACGCACCAGCTCGAGGACGTCCGGATTGCGCTTTTGGGGCATGATGCTCGAGCCGGTGGTCACCGCCGTCGCCAGGCGCACAAAGCGCAGCTCGTCGCTGGCGAACCAGATCAGATCCGCCGCCAAGCGCCCCATGTCGAGCACCGGTCCGAGCACCGCCGCCAGCACCAGAAACTCGCCCTTGCCGCGGTCGTTCTGAACCGCCAGGGTGTTTTCCTGCACCGCCGAGAAGGCGAGCTTGTCGGCCACCGTCTGGCGCGCCAAGGGCAGCGGCACACCGTAGCCGGCGGCGCTCCCCAAAGGCGAGCGATCGACGTGCTCGTAGGCGGTGCGCAGCCAGGGCAGCGCCGCCAGCAGACCCTCGGCATGGGCGGCGAACAGGAAACCCAGGGTCGAAGGCACCGCCTGGCGAGCGTGGGTGTAGCCCGGCACGGAAACCTCGCGATGCTCGTCGGCGAGCGCGAGCAGGCGATCGGCGAGGCCCAGGACCTGGCCCCCCAGGTCGAGCAGGGCGCGGCGGGCGAACAGGCGGGTGGCGGCGATCACCTGATCGTTGCGGCTGCGCCCGGTGTGGATGCGTTTGCCGGCCTCGCCGAGGCGCTCGACGAGACGGTTCTCGATTGCCGTGTGGCCATCCTCGTCTTCGAAGCGCACCTCGAACTCGCCGCTGACGGCCTGCCGGGCGATCACCGCCAGCTCGCGCCGCAGAGCCTCGAACTCGCTCTCC contains:
- a CDS encoding RHS repeat-associated core domain-containing protein; translation: MIASYDYDFADRQESLSVDDGVNPAQPVATGASYRPSGPLEEVTLGNGLVETRGSDDRYYPLSISTGALFTWTYATDPVGNIAAITGGNLGDRSYGYQAPQDFLTNAVGPWGSLGWSYDRLGNRVSETRDTVTDTYSYTPNACSLPDRNCPGNTALLENIALGAGGSRDYSFGLAGHLEEVTAGAHQVLFDSDGEGRLSSLRRPAVNQAAEMLYDGRSFLLSATEIPAKNEIFRDGFETGGTGCWSAQVGSAGGTGGAGCFSNQGRRVRPIYDSEGTVHVLRARPDVNGTEESTFVFYLAGRPVAQLDQASSSWSFFTTDHLGTPILVTDDSGNLLWQGGFEPFGNDWQAGTVAGASENGVFLRLPGQWVDSAWGGASEGAKVFYNLYRWYENSTGRYAKVDPLGFEGGPNPYVYSRANPLASLDPTGLTSYRGFPPDKETAIKDAVKTVKEKLEDTCCVEDPDELLRKLETATLIYKPGLDGLCGRVGPIDFLRRRMKLGPITYEPGRCGPLECTVLHELIHLRTISENAAYKAEKDCFNCGTGAPPND
- a CDS encoding lyase family protein, with protein sequence MSRLWDRGEPVDERIARFTTGRDPELDCRLVPFDALASAAHAAGLLEIGILSESEFEALRRELAVIARQAVSGEFEVRFEDEDGHTAIENRLVERLGEAGKRIHTGRSRNDQVIAATRLFARRALLDLGGQVLGLADRLLALADEHREVSVPGYTHARQAVPSTLGFLFAAHAEGLLAALPWLRTAYEHVDRSPLGSAAGYGVPLPLARQTVADKLAFSAVQENTLAVQNDRGKGEFLVLAAVLGPVLDMGRLAADLIWFASDELRFVRLATAVTTGSSIMPQKRNPDVLELVRAGSARWRSRQAEIAAIAGPLSSGYHRDLQLTKEPFLEAMVGAGDLLAAMLPVLETLEVDAERCRAAFQRSIGATDEVFRRVAEGEPFRTAYKAVAQDPEGAVSGDPAESWRLRTHLGAPGALDLDASRRRRREAAEWLRATSEREGAAWDLLAEER
- a CDS encoding class I SAM-dependent methyltransferase; the encoded protein is MSRSDHFSAVADGYARFRPSYPAELFTHLASLVGRCRLAWDCATGSGQAAVALAEHFDRVVATDLSQSQIDSASQHRRVEYRAVAAEEPTLEDSSVDLVTVAQALHWLDLPSFYAEVERVLSADGVIAVWCYNNLQASPRVNAVVNRYYSQVVGPYWPPERRLLEAGYRTVPFPFVEVDVPEIDMRADWTLERLLGYLETWSATTRYRAAEKKDPMAIIADDLRAAWGDPEEPQTIRWPLHLRVGRLDL